In the genome of Coregonus clupeaformis isolate EN_2021a chromosome 11, ASM2061545v1, whole genome shotgun sequence, one region contains:
- the LOC121577456 gene encoding ras-related and estrogen-regulated growth inhibitor-like protein, with the protein MTPRLFLVHCSQDLSMETSLYEKRVQWADSFCSGNICDRASFYSAIKLIQSIKATKDYPGMDKVPIVIVGNKRDLNHRRTVLSEEGRMLALTTDCQFYELSAAENYHSVLMMFYGRIDRIWESLSAIKKPAGFMGIVKRMSADFSPRFAVKALYTRDGQLRINFQK; encoded by the exons ATGACACCCAGGCTGTTTCttgttcactgcagccag GATTTGTCCATGGAGACCTCTCTATATGAGAAGAGAGTCCAGTGGGCGGACAGTTTTTGTTCTGGCAACATCTGTGACAGGGCCAGCTTCTACTCTGCCATCAAGCTGATCCAGTCCATCAAGGCCACCAAGGACTACCCGGGCATGGACAAGGTGCCCATTGTGATTGTGGGCAACAAGAGGGACCTAAATCACAGACGGACAGTCCTCAGTGAGGAGGGCAGAATGCTAGCCCTCACAACAGACTGCCAGTTCTATGAGCTTTCAGCTGCTGAGAACTACCACAGTGTCCTCATGATGTTTTACGGCCGAATAGACAGGATATGGGAGTCCTTGTCTGCCATCAAGAAGCCAGCTGGATTCATGGGCATAGTGAAAAGAATGTCTGCAGATTTTTCCCCGAGATTCGCTGTGAAAGCATTGTATACCAGAGATGGGCAACTGCGGATCAATTTCCAAAAATGa